In a single window of the Deltaproteobacteria bacterium genome:
- a CDS encoding M48 family metalloprotease, with translation MKNFFKLFVGLLCCLFIILSSHWIPLKEGQVFALTMEDERKLGDQVVREVESKFQLVRDPLILEYLNKLGQEILKQAGPQPYPFRFYLLKDPQLNAFSVPGGHIFVTTGIIEIMDSEGELAGLLGHEITHVTHHHIAKQMEQQKKVGLATMAVALLGVLAGDPRIASAAITGSMATAQTLALKYSREDEDDADNSGYKFMSKAGFDPKYMIDLLDKLRRWGSFGSEGVPAYMQTHPLTGDRMSHVENLLHQYAGQGPWERKSSDEFRRLQTIILTKYGDLQKAQSRFQSWSKDTQSLFWVHYGQGWMAIREGKFEAAIDQLNKALSMRPQDHYILRDLGQAFFLKGDLAQAIQKLGQASILDPKDGNAAFFLARAYQEKGEYPLALENFQRAKKLGTEGEDLHHYMGMAYGSLNNLSQAHYHFGKSFQLKGDKVKALFHFRTALKYVGNDPVQKDQVEKEIKNLDSEKAKGKRPEPF, from the coding sequence TCTTTGCCCTGACCATGGAAGATGAACGCAAATTAGGCGATCAGGTGGTCCGGGAGGTTGAAAGCAAATTCCAGTTGGTCCGGGATCCCTTGATTCTGGAATATCTCAATAAGCTGGGCCAGGAAATCCTTAAACAAGCCGGGCCGCAGCCCTATCCCTTCCGCTTTTACCTCTTGAAAGATCCCCAGTTGAATGCCTTTTCGGTTCCCGGCGGACATATTTTTGTCACCACGGGGATCATTGAAATCATGGACTCGGAAGGGGAACTGGCCGGCCTGTTGGGCCATGAAATCACCCATGTCACCCACCATCACATTGCCAAACAGATGGAGCAGCAGAAAAAGGTCGGTCTGGCCACCATGGCCGTGGCCTTGCTCGGCGTCTTGGCCGGAGACCCCAGAATAGCCAGTGCCGCCATTACCGGTTCCATGGCCACCGCCCAGACCCTGGCCCTTAAATACAGCCGGGAAGACGAAGACGACGCCGACAATTCGGGATATAAGTTTATGTCCAAGGCCGGCTTTGATCCCAAGTATATGATCGATCTCCTTGACAAGCTGCGGCGCTGGGGATCATTCGGATCCGAAGGGGTCCCGGCTTATATGCAGACCCATCCCCTGACCGGAGACCGGATGTCGCATGTCGAAAATCTGCTGCATCAATATGCCGGCCAGGGCCCTTGGGAGCGGAAGAGTTCCGATGAATTTCGCCGCCTCCAGACCATCATCCTGACCAAATATGGGGATTTGCAAAAGGCTCAAAGCCGTTTCCAATCCTGGTCCAAAGATACCCAATCCTTATTCTGGGTCCATTATGGTCAGGGTTGGATGGCTATCCGGGAAGGGAAATTCGAGGCGGCTATCGATCAATTGAATAAGGCTTTAAGTATGAGACCCCAGGATCATTATATTCTGAGAGACCTCGGCCAAGCTTTTTTCTTAAAGGGAGATTTGGCCCAGGCTATTCAAAAATTGGGTCAAGCCTCGATCCTCGACCCGAAAGACGGGAATGCTGCTTTTTTTCTGGCCCGGGCCTACCAGGAGAAAGGGGAATATCCATTGGCCCTGGAAAATTTCCAAAGGGCCAAGAAGCTTGGTACAGAAGGAGAGGATCTCCATCATTATATGGGAATGGCCTATGGAAGCTTGAACAATCTCAGCCAGGCCCATTATCATTTTGGGAAATCCTTCCAATTGAAGGGGGATAAAGTAAAGGCCCTCTTTCACTTTCGGACCGCCTTAAAATATGTTGGAAACGATCCGGTGCAAAAAGACCAGGTAGAAAAAGAAATCAAAAATCTGGACTCGGAAAAGGCAAAAGGAAAGAGACCGGAGCCTTTTTAA